A portion of the Glandiceps talaboti chromosome 13, keGlaTala1.1, whole genome shotgun sequence genome contains these proteins:
- the LOC144444801 gene encoding uncharacterized protein LOC144444801 — MGSLFSKEETPQQKFRIRDGITLFDFGPSPCARRVRMTLMEKNKAWESVEVNLLYAEQKTPEFLKINPNGKVPAITIHNEEGIPDCMLYEANVITEYLDTMLPGIELYPKDPWEKAQIRYWQEWELSLTDDFVPYMYHNVFGFTFRAIHSSPERLLKDKKAPQLMYEFFKQLYSGTFQTEELMEQRAIAVYKNLLILEKALKENDQFLVGNRFTIADLSVFPRVHMFNLTGLPVTKKYFPNICRYFDNLDRRPCFGKSEDSTSRNMRLLMTHIPSVIVTIGNWRSWGSHKRFDGLRVLDRVFAEDKESETEEEVAEIPPSKEFLIADFPHIADCLQMKMVLKAKGVSFATKSCDFLDAIGRPNGSNGLFWLRHEDKLVKYSRNILEYIDNVTAGKSLYPEDSLLKAYCHCWQAWDQTMNWLELSILVEKCMISQKLHERYTVDNIDELLALKKDPKYFPKFTYIMQLYMSRVTEDSPVYHRLSEYTHLMKSAEVQEKVKGLVREMINNRLEYLEGELKDKTYLVCDDLTIADITVFSHLLAMPLAGIQLTKETHPNITAWMNTIKQLDSFKDDIEDFENTVSKYSEMSLCQGTSTGN; from the exons ATGGGTTCGTTATTTAGCAAAGAAGAAACGCCCCAACA GAAGTTTCGAATACGTGATGGTATAACATTGTTTGATTTCGGACCAAGTCCATGCGCACGTCGTGTCAGAATGACTCTTATGGAGAAGAACAAAGCTTGGGAATCG GTTGAAGTTAATCTATTGTATGCTGAGCAAAAGACACCAGAATTCCTGAAAATCAATCCGAACGGGAAAGTACCAGCTATAACAATACACAATGAAGAG GGTATTCCTGACTGTATGTTATACGAGGCTAACGTCATAACAGAGTATCTTGATACTATGCTGCCTGGAATAGAGTTGTATCCCAAGGATCCTTGGGAGAAAGCACAAATCCGATACTGGCAGGAATGGGAACTCAGTCTCACGGAT GACtttgtaccatacatgtaccacaaCGTGTTTGGATTTACATTCAGGGCGATTCACTCATCGCCAGAACGTCTCCTAAAAGACAAAAAAGCACCACAACTAATGTATGAATTTTTCAAACA ACTGTATTCAGGAACATTCCAGACAGAGGAGCTAATGGAACAACGGGCAATTGCTGTATATAAGAATCTCCTGATATTGGAGAAAGCATTGAAAGAAAACGACCAGTTCTTG GTTGGTAACCGTTTCACTATTGCTGACTTGTCTGTGTTTCCCAGAGTTCACATGTTCAACTTGACTGGCCTTCCAGTCACAAAGAAGTACTTCCCCAACATTTGCCGTTACTTTGATAACCTAGACAGGCGACCATGCTTTGGAAAGAGTGAGGACTCAACGTCTCGGAATATGAGACTTTTGATGACACATATACCATCTGTAATAGTTACCATAGGCAACTGGAGAAGCTGGGGCAGTCATAAAAGGTTTGATGGTTTACGAGTACTGGACAG AGTCTTTGCTGAAGATAAAGAATCAGAAACAGAGGAGGAGGTTGCCGAGATACCACCATCAAAGGAATTCCTCATCGCTGACTTCCCACATATTGCTGACTGTCTGCAGATGAAGATGGTACTAAAGGCAAAG GGTGTCAGTTTTGCTACCAAGTCATGTGACTTTTTGGATGCAATAGGAAGACCAAATGGCTCCAATGGATTGTTCTGGCTACGACACGAAGACAAACTGGTAAAGTATTCCAGGAACATATTGGAATACATTGATAACGTGACCGCTGGAAAAT CTCTGTATCCTGAGGACTCCTTGCTGAAAGCATACTGTCACTGTTGGCAAGCATGGGATCAAACGATGAATTGGCTAGAACTTAGTATCTTGGTGGAAAAATGTATGATTTCACAGAAGCTACATGAAAG GTACACTGTGGACAACATTGATGAGTTACTGGCCTTGAAAAAAGATCCCAAGTATTTCCCCAAATTTACTTACATTATGCAGCTGTACATGTCAAG AGTGACCGAGGACAGTCCAGTATATCATCGTCTTTCAGAATACACCCACCTGATGAAGAGTGCAGAGGTGCAGGAGAAAGTTAAAGGTTTGGTTCGGGAAATGATAAACAACCGATTGGAGTATTTGGAAGGAGAATTGAAG GATAAGACCTATCTAGTGTGTGATGATCTGACAATTGCAGACATAACCGTATTCTCTCACTTGCTGGCCATGCCGCTTGCTGGAATACAACTCACCAAAGAAACCCACCCAAATATCACGGCCTGGATGAATACTATCAAACAACTTGATTCATTTAAGGATGATATTGAAGACTTTGAGAATACAGTGTCTAAATACAGTGAAATGAGTCTGTGCCAAGGAACATCCACAGGAAATTGA